The Tautonia plasticadhaerens nucleotide sequence GAGAGGCGTTCCCAGGGATCCTCCTTGAGGAACCGCATCGAGGTGTCGAAGGTGGCGCCGCCCCACATCTCGATGGAGAACAGCTCGGGGCAGAGCCGGGCGTACGACTCGGCCACCCGGAGCATCTCCCGGGTCCGCATCCGGGTGGCGAGCAGCGACTGGTGCGCGTCCCGGAAGGTCGTGTCGGTCAGCAGCAGCTGCGTCTGCTCGCGGACCCAGGAGGCGAACTTCTCGGGCCCGAGCTGCTTGAGGCGATCCCGCGATCCCTCGGGGATCGGCGACCCGTGCGGGGAGGCCGGGGGCTCGGGCTCGGGGGGGGGGACGTAGCCGGGCGGCCGGGTGACGCCGGGGAACCCGTTCACGGCGACGTCGGCCGCGAAGCCGAGCAGCCGGGAGGCGCGGTCGAGCCGCTTGGGGAAGCGGAACAGGTCGGGGGTCTGGTCGATGAACCGGGTCGTGCAGCGGCCCGCGGCGAAGTCGGGGTGGTCGATGACGTTGAGCAGGAAGGGTATGTTCGTCTTCACCCCCCGTACCCGGAACTCGTCGAGCGCCCGCTTCATCCGGTTCACCGCGTCGATGAACCGACGGCCCTGGGCGCTGACCTTCACGAGCATCGAGTCGTAAAAGGGGGTGACGATCGCCCCGGTAATCGCCGTGCCGCTGTCGAGCCGCAGGCCCATGCCGCCTGGCGAGCGGTAGTGGGTGATCCGGCCGTAGTCGGGGGTGAAGTTGTTCTCGGGGTCCTCGGTGGTGATCCGGCACTGGAAGGCGTGGCCGTTGACCTGGACGCTCGACTGGTCCGGAAGGCCGATCTCGGGGTCGGAGAGCGGGGTGCCCGAGGCGATCAGGATCTGGCTCTTGATCAGGTCGATCCCCGTGATCATCTCGGTCACGGTGTGCTCGACCTGGATCCGGGGGTTCACCTCGATGAAGTAGAAGCGGCCCGACTCGGCGTCGACCAGGAACTCGACGGTCCCGGCGTTGTCGTACCGGCAATGGGACCCGAGTTTGATCGCGGCGTCGCAGATCGCCCGGCGGAGTCCCGGGTCGAGGCTGGCGGCGGGGGCGATCTCGATGATCTTCTGGTGCCGGCGCTGGACGGAGCAGTCCCGCTCGTAGAGGTGGACGAGGTTGCCGTGCTGGTCGCCCAGGAGCTGGACCTCGATGTGCTTGGCCTGGGTGATGAACTTCTCCAGGAAGACGTCGGGGCAGCCGAAGGCGGTCTGGGCCTCCCGGCGGGCCTGGTCGAGGGCGTCGTCGAGCTTCTCTGGTGACTCGACGACCCGCATCCCCCGGCCGCCGCCTCCCATCGAGGCCTTGACGATGACCGGGTAGCCCATCTCCTCGGCCTTCGCCCTCGCCCCCTCGCCGGGCTCGACCGGCTCGGCGGTGCCGCCCAGGACGGGGACCCCGGCCTCGACGGCGAGCTTCCGGGCCGCCACCTTGTCGCCGAGCATGTCGAGCAGCTCGGGGCGGGGGCCGACCCAGGTGATCCCGGCCTCCCGGCAGGCCCGGGCGAAGGCCGCGTTCTCGCTCAGGAAGCCGTACCCGGGGTGGATGGCGTCCACCTGCTTGTCGACGGCCAGCTCGATGATGTTCTCGATGCCGAGGTAGCTGCGGATCGGCTCCCCCTGCTTGCCGACGCGGTACGCCTCGTCGGCCTTGAGCCGGTGCATGGCGAACCGGTCTTCGTGGGAGTAGATCGCCACGGTCCGCAGCCCCAGCTCGTGGGCCGATCGGAAGACCCGGATGGCGATCTCGCCTCGGTTGGCGACCAGCAGCTTTCGGAACTCGGGCATCGGGCGGTCTCGGGCGAGGGGGCCGGTCTGCGGATCCGTCTTCGAAAAACGGCCCTATCCTACCCCAAGCCGGTGCCCGGGGCGAGAAGACGCCGCGACGGCTGGGGATCGGGGGGCGTCAGCCTCCCCCCGACCCGGGCCATCATCCCGAAACGGACCTTTCCCCGACGCCCCCCGGGCGGTCCCGGGGCCGGGATGCGGTCGGTGCGCCGATGTGAGGGGGCTCGTCGACCGCATAATCTTTTCTGTCGAAACGGGTTGCGTCGAATGATATGGGTTCGCTCCGCGCGGCGCACCGGGGCTGAGGCGAATCGACCGGGCCGCCAATCCCGCCGGGCGTCCGGGGGATCCGGGCCGAAATGCCGATGGCGACTCGCCGCCGGTCGGCGACCAGTACGCGTCCGGTGCGCCGGATCTGGGGTCGACCGAATCGGCGCAAGTGATTTTCCGGTTGAGAATTGCGGAAATCGAAATGGGTTCGCTCCGCGCGGCGCACCGGGGCCCGCTCGGGATGCCCCGGGTCGGCACGGGTCGCCCGATCGACAACCGGGGCGGGGAGGTCGATCCGGGGAGCCGGCGGCGGTCGGTGCGGGACCCGGACGCGAGCGGTGCGCCAAATCCGGATCCGATGAATTCGACGTAACCGATCTCTATTGTGCGAGATCCGGCAATCCAAATGGGTTCGCTCCGCCGCGGCGCACCGGTCCGCCGGGGGACACCGGCCTGCGACCCCGGGCCCGATTCCTCGTGGGAGCTGCGGGGGACGGCGGGGTACGCATCGGCCGGCCATGGGGACCGGGCCGGTCGGCACGCGTGCGGCTCGGGGGCGAATCGGGGGGGACGGCACATCTGAGGCTCCGCGCAGCGAACGGCGGCGGGGCCGGGGACGACGGCCCGTCCCCTATAGGATCGTGAGACGTGCCGATTTTAATCACCCAATCCGAACGAGCCGCCCGGAGCCCGATCGGCCCAGCCCGGGCCGGGAGGGAGGGGGGGGCGGGCGCCCGGGGCCGATCCTCGCCCGGATCAGCGATCGATCCGGAGCGTCCCCCGGACGATCCGGGTGAGGGCGGGGTGCCGGTTCGCGAGCGTCTTGAGGCGGCGGGCGACCTTGATCGCGGTCGGGCCGATCGTGGCGGCCTCGCCGAGCAGGTCCCGGTAGTGGTCGATCTGGCGCTGAAAGCGGTAGGGGATGTAGTCGTCGGTGAAGTTGGGCAGGGGGGAGAAGCGGGGGATGAGGTCGGGTTCCTCGGCCCGGACGTAGAAGCGGTTCACGCCGTCGAAGGTGGCGAGGTGGTAGTCGGCGGCCAGGAGCAGGGGCTCCCAGAGGTGGGTGCCGTGGTCCTCCACCAGCACCACCCGGGGGCGGAAGCGGGACCAGTCGCCTCCCGAGATGACGGGCAGCTCGTGGCCGTCGACGTCGATCTTGAGGAAGTCGATCGGCCGATCGGCGGCGTGCCGCTCGCAGATCTCCCGGAGGGTGACGACCGGGACGTCGTGGGCGGTGATCGCGTCGGGGTCGGCTTGGAAGTAGCCGGTGAGGATCTCGGGGATCGAGGTGTACGACTCCAGCCCCGGCATGGCGTAGAGCCGGAGCGTCCCGGCCTCGTCGGAGACGCCCACGTTGAGGTTCACGTCGCCCGGCCGGTCGGCCCTCAGCCGCTCGAACATGGCGGGGACGGGCTCGACGTTCACGCCCCTCCAGCCGTCGAGGGAGAAGAGCTTGGTGATGGAGTTCTCGAACGGGTCGCTGGCGCCGACGTCGATGTAGAAGCCCTCGGCTTGCCCCCGGAAGACGCGGCGGAGGAGGATGTCCTCGCCGTTCTGGGCGTAGGAGATCACCGGCATCGTGGGGGGGCTCCGGATCGGTCGGGGGCGGGGGGGATCGGCCTCGGGGCGTCGGCCCCGTCCCGCCGG carries:
- a CDS encoding pyruvate carboxylase, with amino-acid sequence MPEFRKLLVANRGEIAIRVFRSAHELGLRTVAIYSHEDRFAMHRLKADEAYRVGKQGEPIRSYLGIENIIELAVDKQVDAIHPGYGFLSENAAFARACREAGITWVGPRPELLDMLGDKVAARKLAVEAGVPVLGGTAEPVEPGEGARAKAEEMGYPVIVKASMGGGGRGMRVVESPEKLDDALDQARREAQTAFGCPDVFLEKFITQAKHIEVQLLGDQHGNLVHLYERDCSVQRRHQKIIEIAPAASLDPGLRRAICDAAIKLGSHCRYDNAGTVEFLVDAESGRFYFIEVNPRIQVEHTVTEMITGIDLIKSQILIASGTPLSDPEIGLPDQSSVQVNGHAFQCRITTEDPENNFTPDYGRITHYRSPGGMGLRLDSGTAITGAIVTPFYDSMLVKVSAQGRRFIDAVNRMKRALDEFRVRGVKTNIPFLLNVIDHPDFAAGRCTTRFIDQTPDLFRFPKRLDRASRLLGFAADVAVNGFPGVTRPPGYVPPPEPEPPASPHGSPIPEGSRDRLKQLGPEKFASWVREQTQLLLTDTTFRDAHQSLLATRMRTREMLRVAESYARLCPELFSIEMWGGATFDTSMRFLKEDPWERLSRLREAIPNILFQMLLRGSNAVGYTSYPDNVVRAFVKEAADAGIDLFRVFDSLNWVPNMEVSIEAIRESGALCEAAICYTGDILDPGRTKYDLKYYVSMARELEKRGANLIAIKDMAGLCKPYAAERLVKALREEVGLPIHFHTHDIGGAQAASVLKGAEVGLDVADGAVASMSALTSQPSLNALVESLRFTPRETGLDPARLIEMSRYWEAARSLYSPFETGQKAPSAEVYAYEMPGGQYTNLYQQAKALGLDDRWPEVCAMYAQVNLMFGDIVKVTPSSKVVGDMALFMVANNLAPDDVLDESRELAFPESVVEFVEGRLGQPPGGFPPALQARILKGRPALTDRPGKDLPPADLDAARAKAAELLGHEATPRDALSLLLYPRVFPDLASHLRSFSDTSVLPTTVFFFGPEVGSEHPIEIEPGKTLIVKLLAIGEPHVDGTRTAFFELNGQPREVIVADRSLASAVKQAPKADPGDPNQVASPLPGLVVGVAVSPGDPVRKGQKLLSIEAMKMETTLYAERPGRVAEVLAAVGLQVQTGDLLVRMTDA
- a CDS encoding FkbM family methyltransferase; this translates as MPVISYAQNGEDILLRRVFRGQAEGFYIDVGASDPFENSITKLFSLDGWRGVNVEPVPAMFERLRADRPGDVNLNVGVSDEAGTLRLYAMPGLESYTSIPEILTGYFQADPDAITAHDVPVVTLREICERHAADRPIDFLKIDVDGHELPVISGGDWSRFRPRVVLVEDHGTHLWEPLLLAADYHLATFDGVNRFYVRAEEPDLIPRFSPLPNFTDDYIPYRFQRQIDHYRDLLGEAATIGPTAIKVARRLKTLANRHPALTRIVRGTLRIDR